A part of Chloracidobacterium sp. genomic DNA contains:
- a CDS encoding protein kinase, whose protein sequence is MTPLSPGTVLQQRYTVVKLLGKGGMGAVYQATDKKFGNTVALKQMIVTGEALKAAFEREAILLNGLRHAALPVVFDHFTEGDGHFLVMQFIPGKDLAEMLTAQGGPFPPGQVAKWADQLLDALEYLHGRTPPIIHRDIKPQNVKLTPEDDIVLLDFGLAKGDLSGDAAQQQRSLVGYTPIFASLEQMRGLATDPRSDLYSAAATIYSLLTGQPPVDALTRADALLAGKPDPLPLASDVNPQVPRAVAEVVRQAMAVSRDERLASAKDMRRQLRAAFRGIRAGTDELGATIIQPHVVAPPPAPLVGASAARSAPAGRFCVACGASLVEGAKFCMKCGKPNPPVATPPGLPLSAPPPVSAPLAATAPSVPPQRLGGTAPFHSSASSPSGALTASEIVLLFGDFFAPPAAASQPWTRLLHTPTRVSAAVLAQAIWAAAFLDCERQGAITLTPVAATGGAAELAYALKAPTVGFAPYSLEANIIEMAQLRLGPPGPLSVAAVIADIIRFDSRNAWRHTAGMVKLGLNRRSLLAMTPSPLHAPFPVGRFALTPHVIELARRASPEPVQRLLAAAQSQSARWSLLIQAINLGLQRRTNPMLTHLPELDQDA, encoded by the coding sequence ATGACCCCGCTCAGCCCAGGAACGGTCCTCCAGCAGCGTTACACGGTGGTGAAACTGCTCGGTAAGGGCGGAATGGGCGCTGTCTATCAGGCGACGGACAAAAAGTTCGGCAATACGGTCGCTCTCAAACAGATGATCGTGACCGGCGAGGCGCTGAAAGCGGCGTTTGAGCGTGAAGCGATTTTGCTGAACGGCTTACGGCATGCCGCGTTGCCGGTCGTGTTTGACCACTTCACCGAAGGCGACGGTCACTTCCTTGTCATGCAGTTTATTCCCGGCAAGGACTTGGCCGAAATGCTGACAGCGCAAGGCGGACCTTTTCCTCCCGGACAGGTCGCCAAGTGGGCCGACCAACTGCTGGATGCGTTAGAGTACCTCCACGGGCGTACGCCGCCCATTATTCACCGCGACATCAAGCCGCAGAACGTCAAACTAACGCCTGAAGACGATATCGTTTTGCTTGACTTCGGTCTGGCTAAGGGCGACCTATCAGGCGACGCCGCGCAGCAGCAACGTAGCCTGGTGGGCTATACGCCAATTTTCGCGTCGCTAGAACAAATGCGCGGCTTGGCGACCGACCCGCGCAGCGATCTCTATTCGGCGGCGGCGACCATCTACAGTTTGTTGACCGGCCAACCGCCGGTGGACGCGCTGACGCGGGCGGACGCGCTGCTGGCCGGTAAACCCGACCCACTGCCCTTAGCCAGCGATGTCAACCCGCAAGTGCCGCGCGCCGTGGCCGAGGTTGTACGGCAAGCCATGGCTGTGTCGCGTGATGAGCGCTTGGCCTCGGCGAAGGACATGCGGCGACAACTGCGGGCAGCCTTCAGAGGGATACGGGCTGGGACGGACGAACTGGGCGCGACAATCATCCAACCCCACGTAGTCGCGCCACCCCCTGCGCCATTGGTTGGCGCTTCAGCGGCGCGTTCGGCCCCGGCCGGCCGTTTTTGTGTGGCCTGCGGTGCCTCGCTTGTTGAAGGGGCGAAGTTTTGCATGAAGTGCGGCAAGCCAAATCCCCCTGTCGCCACGCCCCCAGGCCTGCCACTGTCTGCTCCTCCACCGGTCAGCGCGCCGCTGGCGGCGACCGCACCGTCCGTCCCGCCCCAGAGGCTAGGCGGTACAGCACCTTTTCATTCGTCTGCGTCGTCACCGAGCGGAGCGCTGACGGCAAGTGAGATCGTGCTGCTGTTTGGTGATTTCTTTGCGCCGCCAGCAGCAGCTTCCCAGCCGTGGACGAGGCTGCTGCACACACCGACGCGCGTCAGCGCAGCGGTGCTGGCGCAGGCCATCTGGGCGGCGGCCTTTCTCGATTGCGAGCGTCAGGGAGCGATCACCCTGACGCCGGTTGCAGCAACAGGCGGCGCGGCGGAGTTAGCCTATGCTCTCAAAGCGCCGACGGTCGGCTTTGCGCCCTACAGTTTGGAAGCCAACATCATAGAAATGGCCCAACTGCGGTTGGGTCCGCCCGGGCCGTTGTCGGTCGCCGCCGTCATTGCCGACATCATTCGGTTCGATTCACGCAACGCTTGGCGGCACACCGCCGGGATGGTCAAGTTGGGCCTGAACCGTCGCAGTCTGCTGGCAATGACCCCCTCCCCCCTTCATGCCCCGTTTCCGGTTGGGCGTTTTGCGCTCACGCCGCACGTCATTGAGCTTGCGCGGCGGGCTTCGCCGGAGCCGGTGCAGCGGCTCCTAGCCGCCGCCCAAAGCCAGTCGGCGCGTTGGTCGCTTCTGATTCAAGCCATCAACCTTGGCCTTCAACGGCGAACCAATCCAATGCTGACTCACCTACCGGAATTGGATCAGGACGCCTAA